One window of Psychrobacillus sp. FSL H8-0483 genomic DNA carries:
- the nusA gene encoding transcription termination factor NusA: protein MSSDLLDALTALEKQKGISRDVLIDAIEAALVTAYKRNFNQAQNVRVDINLANGTMLVYSRKDVVEEVADDRLQISLEDAQMINPHFVIGDVVEQEVTPRNFGRIAAQTAKQVVTQRVREAERGLIYEEYVDREDDIVNGIVERLDARNIYVGLGKVEAVLPVNEQIQTETFRPHDRIKVYITKVERTTRGPQVFVSRTHPGLLRRLFEMEVPEIFEGIVEIKSIAREAGDRSKISVFAHNDEIDPVGSCVGAKGARVQTIVNELSGEKIDIVEWSEDPVIFVANALSPSKVLDVQVNEEEKSTTVVVPDYQLSLAIGKRGQNARLAAKLTGWKIDIKSETDARELGIYPNENSPQVIIESLEDEMDDFDFYKDEE from the coding sequence GTGAGTAGTGATTTATTAGATGCGTTAACTGCGCTTGAGAAGCAAAAAGGAATTTCAAGAGATGTTTTAATAGATGCAATTGAAGCGGCATTAGTGACGGCATATAAAAGAAATTTTAACCAAGCCCAAAATGTTCGTGTAGATATTAACTTGGCAAATGGAACAATGCTTGTTTATTCTCGTAAAGATGTGGTTGAGGAAGTTGCGGATGATCGTTTACAAATCTCATTAGAAGATGCGCAAATGATTAATCCTCATTTTGTAATTGGTGATGTTGTAGAACAAGAAGTAACACCACGTAATTTTGGACGTATTGCTGCTCAAACTGCGAAACAAGTTGTTACACAACGTGTACGTGAAGCAGAGCGCGGTTTAATTTATGAAGAATATGTGGATCGTGAAGATGATATCGTAAATGGTATTGTAGAGCGTCTAGATGCACGTAATATTTACGTTGGTTTAGGTAAAGTCGAAGCAGTATTACCTGTGAATGAGCAAATCCAAACAGAAACGTTTCGTCCTCATGATCGTATAAAAGTGTATATTACAAAAGTTGAGCGCACAACACGCGGACCACAAGTTTTTGTATCAAGAACACATCCTGGATTACTTCGTCGTTTATTTGAAATGGAAGTTCCGGAAATTTTCGAGGGAATTGTTGAGATTAAATCAATTGCTCGTGAAGCAGGAGACCGCTCAAAAATTTCTGTATTTGCTCATAATGATGAAATAGATCCAGTAGGTTCTTGTGTTGGAGCAAAAGGTGCACGAGTTCAAACGATTGTGAATGAATTAAGTGGAGAAAAAATTGACATTGTAGAATGGTCAGAAGATCCAGTAATTTTCGTTGCAAATGCACTTAGCCCTTCTAAAGTGTTAGATGTACAAGTGAACGAAGAAGAAAAGTCTACTACAGTTGTCGTACCAGATTATCAACTTTCGCTTGCAATTGGTAAAAGAGGTCAAAATGCACGACTTGCTGCTAAATTAACTGGTTGGAAAATTGATATTAAAAGTGAGACAGATGCAAGAGAATTAGGAATTTACCCTAACGAAAATTCTCCTCAAGTGATTATCGAAAGCTTAGAAGATGAAATGGATGACTTTGATTTCTATAAAGACGAAGAGTAA
- a CDS encoding YlxR family protein produces MAIQKKIPLRKCVATGEMFPKKEMIRIVRSKEGEVSVDLTGKKSGRGAYVSKTIEAVNQAKKKNSLGNHLEASVPSEIYDELIVIIEREKLK; encoded by the coding sequence ATGGCTATTCAAAAGAAAATTCCATTACGTAAATGTGTTGCTACTGGCGAAATGTTTCCCAAAAAAGAAATGATTCGTATTGTTCGCTCGAAAGAAGGAGAAGTGAGCGTGGATCTGACTGGCAAAAAATCTGGTCGTGGCGCTTACGTATCTAAAACGATCGAAGCAGTAAACCAAGCGAAAAAGAAAAATTCACTTGGCAATCATTTAGAAGCGTCCGTCCCAAGTGAAATATATGATGAATTAATCGTCATTATTGAAAGAGAAAAACTAAAATGA